The region TTTCATCTCCACAAACCTCAGAGACGTACAAATAGACTTTGGCCTGCAGCCATACCTCCCTGGAACTTCTTCCTTCACCAAACTGCTCTCCTGTCAACACTCCCCTTCTCACTTGGCCCTCCCCCCATCTCACCAGCATTTATCTCTCCCCACTGCTGCCTCTGCACAGGGCCGatgatgttgttttctttgcGCTTGTCTTTGACTGTCCTCCATGGGAAGTACCTGGCAGCGGATGCATGTGGCAGGCTTTTGCCTGGACAcgtctgtctccccctctcttctgTCTCCACGGCCACGCAGCGTGAGAATTGCAGTATCCATGGCAATGAAGGAGGTGTGCTTGGGGGTTGGTTATTTAAATGTTGTAGACAGAAGGATTTAGGCCAGAAGCTGAGTAACTTCAAAGTCTTCAGACTGAGAAAAATGACCTCAAGACTTCAGAGCAGTTGCATGTGGTTCTGTGAAGTAATTGATATAatgaaagcgagagagagatgagagaaagatCGGAAAAGATAACTAtttgtctgttctttctttATGCAGGTTTTTTCAATGCATCATCATCGCAGCATGTGCTGATCTTCTCAGCCGTACCCAAAAGATAGCGAGCAACACATTGAGCAGCTGACCTCCTCAGTAATCCTGCACCTGCTTCAGCTGTTCACATGGCCCACCCTTATGAGCCCTGGTTACGGACAGCACCACCTAGTGGCAGCTCAGAAGACATGAACATCCCATCCTGGTGGGACCTCCACAGGGATGTCCAACCAGGCAGCTGGATAGACCTTCAGACGGGTCAGGGTGTAGGTCTGCCTTCAGTGAGTCCAGGGAGCTCCATGGGGCTGCAGCCCTCTTTAGGGCCCTACGGCTCTGACCCACAGCTGTGCAACCTGCCTCCAGCTCAACACGCTCCAGCATCACACTCGCCTCACCTCTTCCCCCAGGATGGCTTCAAGATGGAGCCACTGGCCCCTGAAATGCTACAGCAAGAACCGTTCTCCCTGGAGGAGCCACAGGAGACCTCTGTGTCAGCCCGTCCCAAGCCCCAGCGTCGCTCCTCTTCCAGAGGCGCCGGTCAGGCCGTGTGTCGCTGCCCTAACTGTGTCCACGCTGAACAGCTGGGCCAAAGTACCGATGACAGCAGGAGGAAGCACATGCACAACTGCCACATCCCTGGCTGCGGCAAAGCCTACGCTAAGACATCCCATTTGAAGGCGCACCTACGGTGGCACAGCGGGGACCGGCCATTTGTCTGCAACTGGCTCTTCTGTGGCAAGAGATTCACACGCTCTGATGAACTGCAACGCCACCTGCAGACGCACACCGGAGCCAAGAAGTTCAGCTGCGCGTTATGCCCCAGAGTCTTTATGCGCAATGACCACCTGGCCAAGCACATGCGCACACATGAGTCCCCGCCAGGACACGGGGACGAGAGGGTAAATGGAGATGGCAGGATGGATAAGGGCTTTGATGCATCCACGCCTCCTCAGTCATCCTCAAAcgtgtctgtgtctgacacCACAGAGCCACCGCTGAAGCTGAAGTGTGAGGCAGACCCCTCAGTCTCCAGTGTGACAGGGCAGTCCAGCTaatttcatcattcatttaaGGTTTACCATCTGTTCCCCTCTCTGTCACAGAGGCGTCA is a window of Toxotes jaculatrix isolate fToxJac2 chromosome 4, fToxJac2.pri, whole genome shotgun sequence DNA encoding:
- the LOC121180067 gene encoding transcription factor Sp6-like gives rise to the protein MAHPYEPWLRTAPPSGSSEDMNIPSWWDLHRDVQPGSWIDLQTGQGVGLPSVSPGSSMGLQPSLGPYGSDPQLCNLPPAQHAPASHSPHLFPQDGFKMEPLAPEMLQQEPFSLEEPQETSVSARPKPQRRSSSRGAGQAVCRCPNCVHAEQLGQSTDDSRRKHMHNCHIPGCGKAYAKTSHLKAHLRWHSGDRPFVCNWLFCGKRFTRSDELQRHLQTHTGAKKFSCALCPRVFMRNDHLAKHMRTHESPPGHGDERVNGDGRMDKGFDASTPPQSSSNVSVSDTTEPPLKLKCEADPSVSSVTGQSS